A genomic window from Punica granatum isolate Tunisia-2019 chromosome 2, ASM765513v2, whole genome shotgun sequence includes:
- the LOC116194493 gene encoding probable xyloglucan endotransglucosylase/hydrolase protein 25 — MAILSKSLELMTKTLLIIMGMLLAVHATNFFNEFDITWGGNRAKILNSGEVLTLSLDSSSGSGFQSKNMYMFGRIGMQLKLVPGNSAGTVTSYYLKSDGSTWDEIDFEFLGNVTGEPYVVHTNVYTQGKGDREQQFYLWFDPTKDFHTYSVLWNPQTVIFYVDDVPIREFKNMKPKGVAFPMDQPMRLFSSIYNADQWATRGGLIKTDWSFSPFTASYRNFNAGSACVLSPNRRSSSCSSSTAWLRDGLHPKEVKKMKGVQKRFRIYDYCVDGKRFPSGLPPECGAL, encoded by the exons ATGGCTATCTTATCAAAATCACTTGAACTCATGACCAAGACACTGCTGATCATCATGGGCATGCTGTTGGCTGTTCATGCTACCAACTTCTTCAATGAGTTCGACATCACATGGGGAGGCAATAGAGCGAAGATTCTCAACTCTGGAGAGGTCTTGACTCTGTCTCTCGATAGTTCCTCCGGGTCGGGGTTCCAGTCAAAGAATATGTACATGTTCGGGAGGATCGGCATGCAGCTCAAGCTCGTGCCTGGAAACTCTGCCGGCACAGTCACCTCTTACTAC CTGAAGTCGGATGGATCTACGTGGGACGAGATAGACTTCGAGTTCCTAGGGAATGTGACGGGAGAGCCGTACGTGGTCCACACGAACGTGTACACTCAAGGCAAAGGTGACAGAGAGCAGCAATTCTATCTGTGGTTCGACCCCACCAAGGACTTCCACACCTATTCGGTCCTCTGGAATCCGCAAACCGTCAT ATTTTACGTGGATGATGTCCCCATAAGGGAATTCAAGAACATGAAGCCAAAGGGGGTGGCCTTCCCCATGGACCAGCCGATGCGGCTTTTTTCATCCATCTACAATGCCGACCAATGGGCCACGCGAGGCGGCCTCATCAAGACCGACTGGTCCTTTTCTCCATTCACGGCCTCTTACCGGAACTTCAACGCCGGCAGCGCCTGTGTTTTGTCCCCGAACAGGAGGTCTTCGTCTTGCTCGTCCTCTACTGCGTGGCTGAGGGATGGTTTACACCCTAAGGaggtgaagaagatgaaaggGGTGCAGAAGAGATTTAGGATATATGACTACTGTGTGGATGGCAAGAGGTTCCCCAGTGGGCTGCCTCCCGAGTGTGGGGCCCTCTAA